The DNA sequence tatcTCTTAAATTGCTTCTTTACTGCAAGTATAAAACACCTAATTactcagaaacacctgtgaaaccatttgtccaaAACGTTACAGTGCCCTGAGATGAGGGGGCTTAGTGCCgttatggtgaaaccaaaatgtattaaaataccatttaataaaagctgagaatctgcactttaacaaaGCCAGCAGGCATGTGCTAACAAGCAACACAGAAGAGGTTCTGGCTTATCTGATGAGTCAGGATGGATGCACACGGTTGCGAAAACATGATGGCGAAAGTTGCCAAAGTTGTATCgctacatttaattttcatgttacatttgtatgtgttaaTGATTGCATACACCAGTGCTGCAGACAGACCCTGAATGGCAGAGAAATGCTGATGTACCAAACTGCGGTACAGTGTAATGGTCATTTATCATGTGCATTTTCACTTATCAGGATCTACATTTCAACCCAAAATCCTACAATCAACAGCTGAGCTCCATAATTAAGCTTCCCGAGGGCTTAAAATTATTGTAGATGCCCCACTGAGCAGAAAAACCACGAGGCTGTGAATGAACAGTATAAATTAAGCTTAAAGAGAACTACAGTATCACATCTTAACCATACTTCAGAGAATAAGTGACAGAAATTACTGTGGAAAGACATCTCACAAATTAGTCCATAAAAGTTGCAGCAGgaaaactaaaaacatattgAGCCTCCTGTATCGTGCAGGTTCCACAGacaaacttaaaataaacagcttttgAAATAAATGGTGTATaccattactgcccatcagctggaaccgtctgagtgtgtactgaacactacACCCAGAAATCTTAAGATTCTTTGCcacaatgtttacttggccccaCACATCAAAGCCTAGCTCCTTtcccatatttcttgcaactagcacctattttacttgcactgcAGGTATTATGCTacctggggttttaaaaaacgtaaggtagataagatttcactcaattaaattacccctccaccttcctcccacccctccatctCCCAAATTGCAAAATTATTGGATAAACTtccaataattcatttaattgtaaagccaaaggaggctatttcgAAGAAAGTCATGTCTAAGATTACTTTTAAgtaaaattgttattttattgtattattgtaggtagaaataaataaaaaaaactgtttatactttgctttgttattcaataaaagTGCACATATTAACGGAATTCTTCTCTGcctaaagtaaaataaatacataaatttaaaaaactacatatatactatatatatatttttatatcccttttatcttatttcatttctgcCTTTAATGTTTCATTATGATTTGCCACTTTTGTTAACTATTATTGCctcacttgttttattttttctttttaagcacTTTCAGTTGCATGTTTGTATGAagggcgctatataaataaagataattATATATGGATTTGTCAACAGCTACTTCATGTCCTCTCTGTAATCCCCCAGAAATTATCATATGAAGAAACACTTGGAATAGATGGCAACACAATCATGGATGGAATGCAGTGCCACTGTAATGTATAGGTCATGAGACTTGTACAGGTGAAGCTGGACATTAGGCTTGTGATTCCCTGCAAATTCCTGTTGCAGTTTTATTGAAAACACGATACAGCTATATGAGTATTTCCAATACCTTCCActctctgatttattttatttagaaacaCTTCACCCTAAAGAACACgggcaatgtttttttttttttcacataaccaacataattctgtgtgttttgtgatccAAAATACGATTCCAAGATGTAGGCTTCTTAAATAAAGTCAGACTCTGAAACTACAATGTAAttatctacattttaaaatgtcactctTGGCTGTTAAACTAGTTTATTAAATGGATTAACATTCAGTGACAAACAGTGGCAATGGGCTTCAACATATCAAGTAAGATACATGATTAGtttaaaatttcacattattgtAACAATGATGTGAACAGAGGGACATAGGAGAAAATATATAGCAGATGCTCATCATATCTATCGAGTTAATTTAGTCTTCTACACGATGAGTACTGTGACGGCCCTCTGCCTTATGACAGTATCTGTGTTGGCCTGCCTCTGCTTTCCTCTTTCCAGATTCCTCCTGATAgtctggcccctcccacctcatTGAGGGATTGGTGTCACCTGCTTGGAGCCTTCATAAGCTGGGTGATTCCAAGatggctccctctctccctcctggaagGCTGGAGTCTTTCAGGCACTTAATTTGGTTTTGTTCGGGTTTTGATTGCATTTAGTTTAGCCTTGGTTCATGTTACAAATAGTTTAGGTTAGCACATACAGCTTAATAGCATCCAACACCCATCCTTCACTACTGACTTTACACCTCATAGTTTGCTTACGTTGACTTAtcttaaataatttgtttacttAAGCTGTTACTTTGCGGACCTCCCTTCTTTGTTATGCTCCTGAATGTGCCGGGCATAACAGTACCTACTTAcaaaatttatttcataaaGTGTCTCTGACATATCCTTGAAATTTTGACTTTGGCATTCATTTGACGCCAAATTATTTGTGGTAGCATGATTCATTTTTTCACCATATCTTCTTTTGTGTAGAACCGTCAAGCTAATTTACACTTTACATTTGGATAACCTCAAACTGCTGACCAGCCCCAAGAAAGGTATCCGAATATTAGTTAATATTAACTATTAGAATATTAGTATTGAAATGTACAGCAGCATTTGTTTATTCTCAAATATTTAAAGGATGTGAGTTCCAAAGGTGAATTTAAAAACGGATATATTTAACTTACAAAACATAAATGCTAGACTCTCTGGATTACATTCTTTAaagaaatggaacaaaaaaataaccataCAGAACATAAAACTTGTGAAACAGGTAATATGTACAATTCTGAAGGCAATTTCTTGAATACTCCTTCTATAGTCCTACCTTTAATCAGGTAGGTCAACCAGACACATCTCATTTGCAAAAGGAATTAAAGTGGATAAGGAAAGCAAGAGACTGTGTAGCCAATCATATGTAGGTAAACAAACATGATTAGATAGCCAAGGCCCCATTCCTCATATGTCGTttaagtaattcaggttaagatGACGTCTACCGCATTCAACTAGCTATCCAGGATTGTCGTTTCTTCCAATGCATATCTGTGCTTTAATGATCTCGTTAGATGAGTGATGTCTGGCCTAGGCTAAGATAACATTCTTGCATTCCCGTTTGGATTCAAAAAGGGGATCTGAAACACGCTGAGCCAATGATTTTTAGCGCTGGCACCCACAGGGCGTGCAGTTTTTTTCAGTGGCAAGAAGCAGCAATTAATTACAGAATGGCATAAGAAAGTTAAAGAAATTTTCTAGTAATTTTTTAGTaatgaagaatttatttaaaaagacttGTAATTATCAGCTACTTCAATTTGAACTTGAAGTTCAAATCGCATGGGCATTGAAACAAGCCTTCTGTTAACAAAATGCGGTCCTGAGGGTGCCTTGATGGGGACGTGTGTGCAGTTCACGGCACCACTAGTGACATGTCAAAGCCACAATAACACACATTACTCACTCACTTAGTCAATCACTCAGCCAGTtagacagtcacacacacacacacaacagcatgcTCAGGACCCAGGGCAGTTGCCTGCCTTGCCTTTTCATAAGATTTGCTTCTGTATGTACCTGctgaagtaaaaacattttccagatCAGCCATCAGCTACAGTGACTTTAATGTACAGAAGATAAGTATTCATTAtgcacaacaaaaatgaaagtatcactaccaacaaaaacaaaccatatACAGTGAAGTACAATTCTTATGACCAACAACCTATTTTCTATGTAGTAACCCTagtaacaaatatatatatatatatatatatatatatttgttaaaaATTACAACCCACCAATTTGTTATTACAACCCACCggttgtaatatatatatatatatatatatatatatatatatatatatatattacaaccGGTGGGTGTCGATGGTGCGCCACAAGTCCATCTTCCTGGCCAACTGAAACCCAGCCTACCAGGCCTGGTGATGCTAGAGCCAACTGAGCACCGCCCTCCACCAAGCTCGGCAACAGCTGACAACATGGCCTGGATTCGATAGGTCCCCCCCATTCTCAACATTATTCTTGGTTTTGTGAGATATTTCTTAGAAGAATGTTGCACATCAGGTCCCACTGATGTAACTGCTTATCAAAGGCCATTTCCACATATATTTGGGTTGTGATACTTTTATAATAACCACTGCGCATTTAAAGTTGTCTAGCAGGGTTGCCCTTTTGTTCCATATATGcctgaaaaaaaatttcagaatGTCAGAAACAGTACAGCTGACGTGAAACACATAAAATAAGGGCTATCCTGAAAAAAGCAAGCTGACCAAATTCATATGGGCTTACCTTCAGTTTCTCATAGTGAGAGTGACTGCTGCAATGTTCATTCCTTGCTTCGTCTTCGGTGACATAGATGGCATTGCAGAGGCTGCAGAAGTAGCCGATTTTCTGACTGACAAACTCCCTTCCTGTAATCAGAGTCAGATATCAACTCAAGTGTTCATGCTATTGTAGGGAGGCAATAAAGCAGTATGCAGCCACTATGCAAATGATTTAAGATCAGATGTCTATAATCCACAACATGATTGGCTTCACTTACCCATGGGGTTGTTGGGCAGGTAGGGCCCCAGGGGGACATGAGTGGTTTCTGTTATCATTTCCACTTTCTCTTCCTTAACATAGACCTGTTTGATTCCATCTGGATTTTCAATGCTGGTCACCTGCAGGACATTGTTGTGAATCACTTGCAGTTGCTTGGACTCTTATCACCAGCAAGTGCTTTCAACAGCTGGCATCACATCACTGTGTCATACATAGTAGGATTAGCTACACCTTCAAGAAAGTGAAACCTGCAGTCATCCATGGCTATATCACACCACAGAGCTGAAGTAAGTAGTAAGGCTGTCACTCTTCCAGTTGATAAACAAACCTGTTTGAATCACAGgaaattttcaaatttcaaatatgtaattaAGGGTTTGAATTTGTAATCTTGTTGCCTAGGCAAAATAAGGAACCCAGTTGCACTCTGTGCCCAACTGTGCAGCTCTCAGCACTAAATATCCAACAGACCGATAAACAACAAGCCATGTTGTTGTTTCGTCTGAAGAGTACCTAGTTCATGTGGGTCATGCTATCCATGTAAGACACTCCCATTCCCCTTGCCAGCTTTTTTCTGCCACTCTGTAAACTGTCTTTCtaacagttttctgtaaaaagcactacacaaataaaattatttggatTAATTTGAACCCCCACGCCATTGTCGTGAATTAATGATGGACTCatgcattataatttttttctttcgtcTGAGCAATATATTCCTGTAAGTGGAATCATTGGCAATGTTACGATCTTCCTAGGCTTTATTTTGTTCAGTAAAACTTCCAAAACAATGTTGTGATTATTAATCGCacatttaagctatttagctacaGGTTCAATCGGTAATTAAAACCAGGCcataataattttacatttaggcatcctttatttaaattttcaattTTAAGGAAAATTGAAGAAATCTGGATGAATTTCTCTATTATTTGTTCAAACCGGAAAAAGTAATAGCCCTAGTAATTTGTAGTAATTTGTAAATGAGATCTGTTTCAAGAttaattctgattttttttttaaaaagacagccGAAGAGCAATGTGTAGTGCTTCACAAGGTATCCCCAGCTCACCCCCTCTGTGTCCTTCTTCAGTGTGTCCATGCTGTCGGAGGGCTGGGTGATcatgatgttttcattttctgtcttccGCGCCAACTCTTCCTGTTCACAAGGTGTCTCAGAtgtccccttctcctcctcttcttgctGTTGCTCCTTATTGTTTCTGGGTTTCTCTGTGGCTGccttctcctcctgcttttGCTCCTTATTGCTGCTGGGTTCCTCTGTGGCTGCCTTCTCCTCTTCTTGCTGCTGCTCCATATTGCTGCTGGGTTCCTCTGTGGctgccttctcctcctcttcttgctGCTGCTCCTTATTGCTGCTGGGTTCCTCTGTGGCTGCCTTCTCCTCCGCCTTGATGCTGCAGCTGGGCTCTGCTGGGGTGGTCTTCTCTTCCCTGATGCAGACCTTCTTAGATGGGGGCTCTTCCTCTTTCCTGGATTTGGTTCTTGAGCTACTGTCTTCCCGttcctccatcctcctcctttcccttcGATGCTTCCTCCACCCACTCTCATCTTCTGAGTCCGATTCAGGGCTCCACCTGTGAATATAAGTGCACATCAAAAACACTGAGTTGAGCCTTGCTCAGAAATGGAATGACCTCAAAGTGAAAATCGGTGGCACTATGACCACAGCTCAAGGACCAAAAAGTCACACAATCTGAGTGGCGTATCACCTGCATAACTGGAACAGTTATGATAGGAGGATGCTTTTTCCTTATGTGAAAGGCTGCACAAACAGACTACTGTATTTTACAAGAAGAATTTAGGTCAGGTGCATTGCTTGCTTTATGACCTTTCACTCTGGACatagtattagtagtattaCATCAGTGAAAACAATGGCACTTACCCACATGTCAATCTTTTGTACTTCCGTGACAGATGAACAACCAAAATATTGCGAGCCATTCTCACAAGCTTTTTTGATAGCTCCCTTACAGCTCTCCGGGCATCTGCAGATCTCTCCATTTCAATGAAGCCCTGATAAATGGTGAGAATGTTTAAcaaatttttttcccttgtaAGGTGGTTCTTTCAGCATAAAACAGGAAAGATTTCTGGTCAGACATAACAAGCATTTGAAACTACTCTTTAATGGATTAATGCCTTCCAGATTAGTGTTACAATACAATCTAGTCCCCTGTGAACATCCTGTTTGTCAAGTTGCATTCTTGTAGCTTTTGTTATCTgaatctagctagctaaatagtCAAACAACAAGAGCAAGTGGCATGCATAATAGCTAGCCATAATGTTTTAACTAATGTAAAAATTTTTATGCAGAAAATTAAGGGTATTTAGAAAACCATATTGTAAAATACAGTAACTAAATGGCAAGCATTTCCCAGTTGCTTATTTTGGCTTCACGGGTTATGGTCCCATTGAAAAACCAAGGTCACATTGAATGAGACAAAGTGGGTACTTATTGGTGTCAAAATGGTTGCTTTCGTCACCTCTTGACGTCGACGGATCAAGAAATAACGATTCACTTTCCCATACTTCTTGCCAATTGCCACAAACTGTTTATCTGTGTAATAGCCACTTGGAAGATTCTGGATGTAGATAACTCTTCCATAATCATtttcctgaaacaaaaaaataaaccgTGTAACCAATGGCTGCAACaaaatttattaatttgtgaTATCCTCTTACAGCcatagaaaaataattattattctcaGGCCACTGAGTAACATGAGGAAATCAAAAGAAACTGCACggtgagaaaaaaatgactgaccTGTTCTTCCTCCTTGGACCTCGGATctgcaatataaatataatgatgGTAATAATGAAATGTGCAATTATTAACGTGTGATAGTGAAGACTCATTACCCATTATAAGCACCATTCAAATACAACATCCATTGATGCAACATGAAAATACAAACTACAGGTGAATTTGCATTGGATTACAGATAAAGTACCGGAGTTGCCTTCTGACACAAGTGCCTGGCCCTCACCATCTTCATCTTCAAGCTCATCTAAAGTAATACAATGCTCCAGGCTTTCAGGGAAATCAGGTTCGTCCTACGGaggcacaaaacaaatattttaaaagcgtAATATCCATCCTGGGTTACACAAGATCATTTTCTCAAATATAATTTGGTTCAACTGAGTCTAAACTCTATGCATGCTATgttgaatatataaatgcaattttatggTAATTACAGTGCTTACAGAATTAGCTAAATTCTACATGGTtcactattatttatttcagtggcTTTCAGCCGCCCCTGGCCCCTGTTTTTCCCCTGCTATGCAACTGAACTAAACATAATAGTGAGAATATTAGAGTACATCCTAAATAGGACTTCACCTCATCATAGGCCTCGTTAGGTTCCTCCATATCCTCCAGACCTCCTTCTTTCTCCTCCTGCACTGCCGTGACTCCAGGAGGTTCTGACACTGCTGGATCTGCTGTAGGACTTTGTGAACCAGGTTCCTTATCGGGGTGCAAAGCCagctcctctccttctccttgtttttctttttcaccagCTTCAGCAACCTCTGAAGGACAAGTTGATAAATTCTCTGCTGAAGTTCCAGCTtcatcacacacatgctcttccATGTCCTCCAGGAATCCCATAGAGCCCTCTTCTGACCGAATTTCCTCATCCTCTCCAATCACTGCCATCCCTTCAATGTCACTGTCCATGTCActgtccttccctccctcaAACATAGTTTGGTCTTCAGTTTTCTGACCAGTGCCATGATCTTGGGGATGTTCTGTTGGGCTGGGCACACTCTCCTTAGTTTGAGTATTAGTGCATGAGGGCTCTTTGGTGCTCCCCAGGTCTGGAGTCTCTGTCAACACTCCAATGCTTTTGACTATCGCATTCTGAGTATTAGCTGTTTTCTCTACAGAATGTACTCTGGATATGTTCTTGTCCTCCTTGGTATGGGATGTTGACCATCTAGACGACTGACTCCTGTTCCTGCTGGAGGACGGTGTTCTCACCTGTGAAGCTTTGTCCTCTAACTTGGCTACATCTCGATTCTCCAAGGACTTCCTCCTTGGACTATGAGACCTCCTCCTGTCGCCAGAAGACCTTTTCCTTTGATTGGGAGATCGCCTCCTGGGGCTGGGAGACCTCCTACTCGGACTGCAAGACCTCCTCCTGGGGCTAGGAGACCTCCTTCTCGGACTGCAAGACCTCCTCCTGGGGCCGGGAGACCTCCTTCTTGGACTGCAAGACCTCCTCCTGGGGCCGGGGGACCTCCTTCTCGGACTGCAAGACCTCCTCCTGGGGGTGGGAGACCTCCTTCTTGGACTGTAGAACGTCTTAGGGCTGGGAGACCATCTCGTACAGGAAGGCCTCCTCCTGGGACTGGGAGACCTCCTCCTGGGGCCGGGAGACCTCCTTGGACTGGGAGACCTCCTCCTGGGGCCGGGAGACCTCCTTGGACTTGGAGACCTCCTCCTGGGGCTAGGAGATGATCTAGTCTGGGACCTATATGACTGGCCAACGTGTCTGCTGGCCTCTCCGCTTTCAGTCTCTTTGTCAGTTACTGCAAACCTGTAAACAGTGAAAAGAATAATGTTAGCCCCATATAAAAGCCGACCTCAGTCCCATCACTCATTTGTTTGCTTTAATGGGCTCTTGTTTATGTTTGTCCTCCCCAATTCATGACATAAAGGTGACAAAACTCTTTAAAACGTTGAGCTACAAAACAAGAATATACAGTACTGAATTCACTCTTCGCAAAATCAACATGCAACAAAAGAAAGACTGTTTATCTTCCTTacttcagtgtgctgtgctttgTAGAGTGGGATACTTGGATAATACTGCCTTTCATTTTAAGAGGATGGGAGGTGTAATATTGAACCAACTTTCCTGCATCTTCCCTAGATCCCATTTCCAAGAGCACCTACAGATGAGAAGGGGGAAGGATAGacctcagacacaaagcaaTTTTTATATAAGCAATGAGATTTACAGGTGTCAGTAAAGATTGTTACTTTACCTGATTTGGTAAGAATAAGGAGTGTTTAACAGGTCCGAATCGTTTAGCAATGGCCATTATCTCAGGGTACTTCTCATGTCCAGGGGGCAACAAGGAAAAAATCACCACCGGAGAACTCTGCAGTGCATATGAACATATCAATACCAACATTTAAGCATTCAATATGTTAACATATTATGAATAACTTTTACATTTGAACACCGGAGCAAGTAAACATGCAGTATGAAATGAGAGAAGGGAAACAACTATTATGTCTATTCAAAGGTTTCTACCAACAAAGAATTAATTTGCCAAATAAGTGCAGGTCACACACAATTAATGTTCATGTgaaacacacccactctcaaTGCTGTAATGTACACTATAAGCTGACCTGTCACAATTATAaacaatgtgtttgtttgtgctggaaaggaataaaatgaaaatgtatgcatttttacCTGAAGAAAATTATATGTGGCAGACATAGAAAATTGGACTAGGCTCCCTTCAACTACAACTGGGTTCCTGTTGAAGTATTTTACAACATCCTGTGCTTCATCGGGTGAACTCATCTCAATGAAAGCCTGCAAGCACAAGtacaaaatcacaaataaacaagGTGACCACATTTAACATATGATAAGGTTGGCAGAGTGTTAATAATTTGTAATAACCCAATACTAAAGACAATAATACAACACTGCTCAGCTTGGAAATAAACCCAAGATGTTTTTAAATTCCACTCCTGCAGTTCTGTATAAAactattcattttctgttttacatttgCCAAACTAATTTACCAGTTAATTCCTTACATAGGCTAACTTCGGTGACAAATGTATCAGGTGGGTCAGAAAATTCAAGTgtggaaaattttttttattcacactcAAAATACATTAAACTGACCAATTAAGCACTACTTTAGCTGGATAAAGTACTTCTTTCATTTGGCTTACAAGACATTTTCCCTGTACTGTTTCATATAAAGACAACTATTTGAAAGTGACAAtatgaaataacacattttcagtaTATGCTATATTTTCCTGATCCATTTCACTATGTACGGAGCATAAATCATAATGTACATCTTTAGCAAGACAAACTAGTAAACTATCTATGTGAAAGTGATACATCTCTCACCTGTACAGGAAACATCATAACGTTCACTGCAGATCCAACTTGGCCAACCAGCCTCCTTATGGAGTGCTCATCCATAGAATTAGCTGCATATTTAGCGCAAACCACTCTTCCACTAGCCTGGGTGCAAAAAGACATATACAGTAACAATAAAAGAGATATGCTATTGAAGTCCATGCTATTGAAAATAACACCATACACTACCTTATCTCCAATAGGATAGCTTTTCCCTTCACAGCTTGATGTAACCCCtttacaaaagcaaaaagaaaagaaagttcTAAAACAAGAACCTTCATTCTAACTTCCAGTATTGCAGTACTACCTTTCTtgataaaaaagcaaaagaagcCAT is a window from the Anguilla anguilla isolate fAngAng1 chromosome 3, fAngAng1.pri, whole genome shotgun sequence genome containing:
- the LOC118223758 gene encoding matrin-3-like isoform X3 — protein: MSHNYPYRRSPEDFSSHQGAFSTSDHLHHEERHIYQTSLQPSPRSTSVFTSQKSVLDSYSSRSSTTADSALSLLSSCGLEPEDLSILAGMPENMMTEESLPRLLMEIRQKKALSDRSCLSSTHRSTSHQPLQPPSDSWENSARSAPAKYLANPPQHSSYPPIPPLLSSYPLHREEPESWKDRWGNPRQTGAVRQEKTSSTYVVDYNYGQPQEGDSRNIERPAYSARGVGIGERPHLQSLSDYRQLNPGKEPAAAYQKKLIPLLATTVHSTPTAREANDFHGSMPQTFPYACYLCDIAVLSQKDWTLHINGAQHANSQLAVLQMYPEWDCRTGSARQSDYISEKGREDKNTGGRRHVAPQHHGVTSSCEGKSYPIGDKASGRVVCAKYAANSMDEHSIRRLVGQVGSAVNVMMFPVQAFIEMSSPDEAQDVVKYFNRNPVVVEGSLVQFSMSATYNFLQSSPVVIFSLLPPGHEKYPEIMAIAKRFGPVKHSLFLPNQVLLEMGSREDAGKLVQYYTSHPLKMKGSIIQVSHSTKHSTLKFAVTDKETESGEASRHVGQSYRSQTRSSPSPRRRSPGPRRRSPSPRRRPSCTRWSPSPKTFYSPRRRSPTPRRRSCSPRRRSPGPRRRSCSPRRRSPGPRRRSCSPRRRSPSPRRRSCSPSRRSPSPRRRSPNQRKRSSGDRRRSHSPRRKSLENRDVAKLEDKASQVRTPSSSRNRSQSSRWSTSHTKEDKNISRVHSVEKTANTQNAIVKSIGVLTETPDLGSTKEPSCTNTQTKESVPSPTEHPQDHGTGQKTEDQTMFEGGKDSDMDSDIEGMAVIGEDEEIRSEEGSMGFLEDMEEHVCDEAGTSAENLSTCPSEVAEAGEKEKQGEGEELALHPDKEPGSQSPTADPAVSEPPGVTAVQEEKEGGLEDMEEPNEAYDEDEPDFPESLEHCITLDELEDEDGEGQALVSEGNSDPRSKEEEQENDYGRVIYIQNLPSGYYTDKQFVAIGKKYGKVNRYFLIRRRQEGFIEMERSADARRAVRELSKKLVRMARNILVVHLSRKYKRLTCGWSPESDSEDESGWRKHRRERRRMEEREDSSSRTKSRKEEEPPSKKVCIREEKTTPAEPSCSIKAEEKAATEEPSSNKEQQQEEEEKAATEEPSSNMEQQQEEEKAATEEPSSNKEQKQEEKAATEKPRNNKEQQQEEEEKGTSETPCEQEELARKTENENIMITQPSDSMDTLKKDTEGVTSIENPDGIKQVYVKEEKVEMITETTHVPLGPYLPNNPMGREFVSQKIGYFCSLCNAIYVTEDEARNEHCSSHSHYEKLKAYMEQKGNPARQL